DNA sequence from the Candidatus Eisenbacteria bacterium genome:
TCGACCGCTTCTTGCGGCCTACGGTCTGCCCCCCACTCGCAGATTCGCATCTTGGAGGCCGGGAACTGGATGACTTCCGTGCGGCCGTTCCCGTCGAAGTCGGAGAGCATCACCTCCGACGAGACGCGTGGCACGGCGGCCCCTTCGTCCCGCTCGAAGCGCCAGCCGGTCCAGAAGTAGGGGACGAAACGAATCCGAGAAGGTTCCGTCGCGCGCATGATGAGATCCAGGAATCCATCGCCATCGAGATCGGCCGTCGCGGCGACTTCGAGGCGCTCCGCGCGCGCGATCGGTTCCGGATCGCAGAACCAAGGGGGCTCGTCCCTTCCGCGGAGCAGCCAGTAGCTCCAGGTCCGGTCCCCGCATCTTCCTTTGAAGACGATGTCGTCGAGCCCGTCGTGATCGAAGTCGCCCCTGGTTTCGATCTCATCGGCCTGGTCGAGGTAGAGCTCGAAACGAGGAGGGGGCAGGGTCCGCGAGGGCAGGATGCAGTGGGCCGCTCCGTTCGAGAACATGAGATCGATCCCGCCCTCGGGGGCGCGCAGCAGGTTCTCGAGGGTGGCACTCCATGTGACCCACGGCTCTCCTACTTGGGAAGCGCCTCGCGGCCCGACTGTCCCGAGGAGCATCCGGTACTCGCCGGGTCCGTAGGTAGCCCAGGCGAACAGCAGGGAGTCGCCGAGATCGATGAAGTGCGTGTTTTCGGAGCAGCAGAGGAAGTTCTTGGGAGGCTGAAACGGGTAGTCGCGGGAGAAGAGGGAGTCGGTGCCCGGCGCCGCGGCGAGACGGCGAAGCGTGTGCCTTGGCTGAGGCATGTACCAGTCCCAGGTCATGCCCCAAGCCTCCGACCGATGGTCGCGCCGGACGACTTTGAGCGAGCCCGGGTCGTGATCGATCGCGATGGCCTGCGACGGGTTCCGCCATCCGGTCGAATCCTGCGTGACCGTCCAGAGTCGATACTCCGAGCCGCTCTCATAATGGCCCCAGAGGACGACCATGGGATTGGGTCCGTCATGCAGAATCAAGTGCCCTGACCCGCGTTCCAGGTCGTCGAGACGGATGATGCTCGCGTGAAGAGGTCGAAAGCCGGATCGATCATCGTATCTCAGGGAGAGAAGCTTGAGTAGGGACTCATCCTCGGCGATCGTCCAGTCGGTGAAGACCGCGGTCCCGCCGAAGCCGACGCTCAATTGCTCGGGCCACCAGATCCTGCCCCCGAGGTCGGTGCGCGGCCCGCGCACGAGCTTTCCCTCATCGCTCTGCAGGAAGGGAATCAGGAAGAGGCTCGGTATCCCTATCTCTCCGGCGAGGATCAAGATGTCGTCCCTCTCGTCCCCGTCGATCGTGCCCGCGGCGATCTCCCGGATTGTTCCTTCGACATGGAAGCTCTGCGCGTGGCGCCAGCCATCCACGGGACCGCGACGCAGGAGATGGACGACATCTCCCGTTTCCGGGCTCGATCCTTCCAGGACCTCCGCGCCCTCGAGGATCGCCGCTCCGGCGCAGACCAGATCGGTCACCCCGTCCCCGCCGATGTCGATCGGCGTGAAGTGGTCGACCTGCCCGAGGAGGAAGGGGGTGTCGAGACCCATCGATTCCAAGAAGCCCGAGTCCGCAACCCGCGGGCTGATCGCGCAGAGGGCGGCGGTGATCAGGAGGATGCGTGGCGGCAGGCCGCAGGCCGGGGACTTCTTGCTGCGGCGTGTCATGGCTCGCCGCTCCGCGGCCCGGCGGCGCGGCAGGGGTCGGCTTCCATCTCCGCCAGCCGGGCAAGGACGATCCCGTCGGTCGGGAAGGCTAGCGCGACGCCCGGATTCTCGGGGCGCGCCAGAATCAGCGCGTCGACATCGTCGCCCGGACGGAGCGCGCCGCCGACAGGGCGCGCCCGATACCAGAGGCCGACGCTCTGTCGATCCGGGTCGTGGAAGTTCGAATGGGCCGCGAAGAGGTCCTCCACCACGACAATGAGGCCTGTCTCCTCCGCGACCTCGCGGACGAGCGCTTCGCGGTGGTCCTCGTCGAACTCGACATACCCGCAAGGGAGGCAGAACTTCCCCTTGGGGCTCACCGATCGCCGGCCGAGGAGGAGCCTCGATCCGCGGGGATCGGGCGCCTGCCCCGTCGCCGCCCGGACGGCATCGATGCCGAGAAGCCCGACGATCTCGATCTCCGTCAGGATCGCGGCGACGCCCACGACGGGATTGCGGTACTGGATGTATCCGCAGGCGGGGCAGGTCGGACGCGGCCGCCCATCCCTCCGCTCGACCACGAGGGGGACCGCGCAGTAGGGGCAGTGCCGGAAGAGGCTCGCCTCGGTCGAGCGGGGGCGACTCATGGGGAGGCCTCGTCCGCGGCGGCCGGGATCGGTTCCGTGACATGGGCGAGCCGCTCGCCCGCGGGGAGGAAGACCCCGATCGCGCATCCCGCGAGGAATCCCCCCAGGTGATTGTAGAAGTCGACCCGCTCGCCGGCGATCGAGGGGAGAGTCGCGAGCGCCGCGATCGGCAGATAGACGCGGACGGTCTTCCAGCGCTGCAGCGCGTTGAAACGCCGGTAGTGTCTGATGAGGAAGAGAATGGCGAGGCCGTAGAGGCCGTAGATCGCGCCCGACGCGCCGACCGATAGATAAGGCTTGGGCCGCAATGCGAACGAAAGGGCAGCGGCGGCGAAGCCGGCCGTCAAGTAGGTCGCCAGCATCCTTCCCTTGCCGTAGAAGTACTCGACCACGCTTCCCGCCGCGAGAAGGGCGATCATGTTGAAGAAGAGATGGGAAGGCGACGCGTGCAGGAACATCGGGACGATGACGGCGAAGAGCCCCT
Encoded proteins:
- a CDS encoding VCBS repeat-containing protein, coding for MTRRSKKSPACGLPPRILLITAALCAISPRVADSGFLESMGLDTPFLLGQVDHFTPIDIGGDGVTDLVCAGAAILEGAEVLEGSSPETGDVVHLLRRGPVDGWRHAQSFHVEGTIREIAAGTIDGDERDDILILAGEIGIPSLFLIPFLQSDEGKLVRGPRTDLGGRIWWPEQLSVGFGGTAVFTDWTIAEDESLLKLLSLRYDDRSGFRPLHASIIRLDDLERGSGHLILHDGPNPMVVLWGHYESGSEYRLWTVTQDSTGWRNPSQAIAIDHDPGSLKVVRRDHRSEAWGMTWDWYMPQPRHTLRRLAAAPGTDSLFSRDYPFQPPKNFLCCSENTHFIDLGDSLLFAWATYGPGEYRMLLGTVGPRGASQVGEPWVTWSATLENLLRAPEGGIDLMFSNGAAHCILPSRTLPPPRFELYLDQADEIETRGDFDHDGLDDIVFKGRCGDRTWSYWLLRGRDEPPWFCDPEPIARAERLEVAATADLDGDGFLDLIMRATEPSRIRFVPYFWTGWRFERDEGAAVPRVSSEVMLSDFDGNGRTEVIQFPASKMRICEWGADRRPQEAV
- a CDS encoding NUDIX domain-containing protein — encoded protein: MSRPRSTEASLFRHCPYCAVPLVVERRDGRPRPTCPACGYIQYRNPVVGVAAILTEIEIVGLLGIDAVRAATGQAPDPRGSRLLLGRRSVSPKGKFCLPCGYVEFDEDHREALVREVAEETGLIVVVEDLFAAHSNFHDPDRQSVGLWYRARPVGGALRPGDDVDALILARPENPGVALAFPTDGIVLARLAEMEADPCRAAGPRSGEP
- a CDS encoding rhomboid family intramembrane serine protease, with the protein product MTGASLPREQRSGNVEPPGSTPEGGRLTRIKIGDSIFLIPDERWEDWVRQGRIPPGAWIQSPVWTDGIWRLADSLEVYHLFLPTAPAIPKRSAPGLSETIFPRRWLSMTETLILLNLVASAVLLLVWRDLFSMRLLWLSRFLRHFIGSGEGLFAVIVPMFLHASPSHLFFNMIALLAAGSVVEYFYGKGRMLATYLTAGFAAAALSFALRPKPYLSVGASGAIYGLYGLAILFLIRHYRRFNALQRWKTVRVYLPIAALATLPSIAGERVDFYNHLGGFLAGCAIGVFLPAGERLAHVTEPIPAAADEASP